The nucleotide window GAGGTTCAGGTCATATAGTTCGCTCACGGCCCTTCCTATGCTCAGGGCGAGGGTTGTGTGGAAGCCGATTCCAACCCACTTCGGGATGTAGCTCCTCACCGTAACCTCGACGGGCGGGAAGTCGTAGCGCTCGCGGAGCCTTGCAAGAAACTTCAACGCGTCTTCGTCGTTGGAGCGGTCCTTTTCAGCTTCTCTGACCTCTATTTCGAGGCGTGGCTTTTCTATGGCGAAGCCAACCGTTCCGTAGAGCCGTCCCATGTCCCCGCTCAGGTCGGGGTTTCCAGTGTGCAGGTGTGCGGGAGCGCCTATTCTGATCACCATTCCACCACCTGCTAAAGCTGGAGGATAGGTATTTAAGGATCGCGGAGGACCATTGAACATGAGCTTTGAGAAGTACTACTCGACCTTCAAAGCCTACAGCGACCTTTACTCCGAAGAATACAGGAGGAGAATAGAAACGCTGGAACCCCTCCTTCTGAAGTTCATGCCCAAGAGGGGTAGAGTCCTGGACCTCGCCTGCGGAGTGGGAGGTTTTTCCTTTCTTTTAGAGGATCACGGTTTTGAGGTTGTAGGGGTTGATTCAAGCGAACTCATGCTTGAAAGGGCAAGGGAATACGCAAAAGAGAAGAGATCCCGTGTTCAGTTCGTCAAGGCGGACGCCCAGGAGCTCCCCTTTGAAAACGATTCCTTTGACTACGTCCTGTTCATCGGCGATAGTGTAGTCCACTTTTCACCCACCGAGCTCAACAGGGTCTTCAAAGAGATCCGAAGGGTTCTGAGACCCGGGGGAAGGCTCATAATGCACTTCCTCGATCTCAGGGAGTTCCTCCCCAAGCTCATGGACGGTCAAGTCATAGGAGAGGAGTACTGGATCAGCAAGGTTTTGCCAGACAAGGATGGAAAAACCGTCGTGATCGAGTTCCAGAGCGAGAAAGACTACTTCAGGGTCCGCTTTAACGTGTGGGGAAAAACAGGGGTTGAGCTGCTCGCGAAGCTCTACTTCCGACCCATCCACAGTGAAAGAATTGGAGAACACTCGTATTTCCAGGTGTACGAGCCAAGAAAATAGAGAACATCACGCCTCCAGGCGGAGGCGCCTGACCACGAACTCCTTGTCGAGCGAGGCCAAGAACGGGGCCAGCCTCGGCCCGCGGTCCTTCCCGATGAAGAGGTTGTAGAGTGCTTTGAACCACTCCCTGCTCGGGATTCCGCGCTTCTTGGCAACGTCGAAGATTGCGTTGTTGAGCTCATCTACGGTGAAGGTATTGGTCTCAATCCAGTCCGCTAATTCTCTCATTGCCTCTACTATTTCGGGCTTGAGTTCAAGCTTCGGCGGCTCATCAAGCAGGCTGAACTTGACGTTCTCAGGGGCGTACTTCTCGACCCAGTTCCTGGCGAGCCTAATGCGGAGCCTTATCCTCTCGAGGTCTTCTTCATCGAGCTTTTCCGGAACGTGGCCCTGCTCCTGGAGAACCCGGATTATTCCCTCCTCGTCGAGGTGGGGCATCTGAACGAGCGTGACCAAAAACCTGAAGGGCGCCTGAGCGATAAGCCTCTCCGGAACCTTCGGCATCGAGAGCTCGTAGGTCCTCTTGAGTTCCTCTTCCTCCTCGGGGTTCTTAGCGTGCTCGAGGCCGAAATAAATCCTCTCGACCTTGTCGAACTCGTCGTAGAGGTTGAGCAGGCCGAGGCCGAGGTCTATCCTGAGTTCCTTGTTGGGCCTCGCCTTGGCGTAGATGAAGCGGATTATTCCCGGCTCGAGCACCTCGTAGAGGTCTGAAAGCAGGATAACGTTGCCCTTTGAGCCACTCATCTTGCCCTTCTGCCCCTTGATTCCGACGAACTCGTACATGAGCGTCATCGGGGCCTTCCAGCCGAAGACCTTCTCGGAAATCTCCCTTCCGGTGTCGTAGGAGCTTCCGGCGGCGAGGTGGTCCTTTCCAGCGGGCTCGAAGTCCACCCTGAAGTGTGCCCAGCGCATCGGCCAGTCGACGCGCCAGCGGAGCTTAACGTTGCCCTCCCTTATGTCGGTCTCCCCCTCGCTTCCGCAGTGCTCACAGCGGTATTTGACCTTCCACCCGCCGTCCCACGAGACGAACTTCGCCTCTCGCCTGCACTTCGGGCAGTAGACCATAACAGGTTGCCAGTCGTCTTCGAGGGGCGGCTGTTTAGCCCTCTCACGGTACTTGTCGAGAACGGCCTTAATCTCATCGCGCTTTTCGAGGGCGAGTCTTATCTCGTCGGCGTACTCGCCGGACTTGTACAGCTCGCTCGCGTAGAGGAAATCAACCTCAATGCCGAGTTTCTTTATCTCTTCCTCGAACTTCTCCATGAAGTGCTCCGCGTAGCTGTCGTGACAGCCCCACGGGTCGGGAACTTCCCTGACCGGCTTCGTGAGGTGCTCCTCCCACTCCTGCGGGACGTTCTTGGGGACCTTCCTAAAACGGTCGTAGTCGTCCCACATGTGGATGTGCCTGACCTTCTTTCCCCTGTCCCTCAGGGCGTGGCCCACTATGTAGGCCGTGAAGAACTCTCTAAAATTGCCTATGTGAACGTAACCGCTCGGCGTGATTCCGCTCTCGACCACGTACTCCTCCTTGTCGCCCCTTTCGCGGATTATCTTTTCTGCCATGTAGTCAGCCCAGTGAACCATTCTCACCACCGCGCTTAGCTCCTCGAAAGGGCTTTTAAGGTTAGCCTCCATTTGAACAACTTCCCAAGAGAAACATTTATAAGTGCAGAAAGTAAAAACTACCGAACAATGTAACAGGTGGACGCCATGGAGTTCGAACTAATGAGAATGAACGTCTTCTTCCCAGCGTCGCTGGAGCTTCAGGAGGAGCTGCTCAAGGCCGGCTTTAAAGTGCCGTACGACAAGGAAACCGGGAGAAAAACTCCCGTTCCAGTGGTCTCGAGCTCAAGGGAAGGACGAAAGCTGAGACGGGGGAGACTGCTGAAGGCCAAAGACGTTGAAATGAAAGATAAGTTCGCGGTGATTCCCGAGGAGAGGGCTCTCATCGAGTTCGAAGTTACAGAGAAGGGCTTTCTCTTGATAAGGCCTAAGCCACTGGAGTACCACCTCGAGGAACTTGGCTTTCTCTCGGTTCCGCCGAGGCTATGGGGGACGTGGGCGAGCTTCTCACTGCCCTTCTCAACTTACGATGCGCTTCTCTCAGAGCTGGAAGAGTTTAAAGGGGAGGGAAAGGGCTTTTACACCGCATCAAAGGGTTCGAGGGGAAGGATTGAGGTCTACGCATACAGGGGGAGGACGAGGAAGGATCTCGGAATTCCGGTTTTCGGATACTCCCTCGGACTCCACGGCTTAACCTTGGCGGAGGAGTACTTAAGGGAAAAGGCAGGGGAGAACGGCGTCCCTGAGGAAAGGCTCCGCTACCTCAAGCTCGGCCTGAGGAAGAGGAAGGAAACCAAGGCGGGGTTAAAGGTCGGAATCGTCTGGGAGAACGGAAGGCCTGTTGAGGTTGCGCTCAAGCTCTCGACGACAGAGCCGAGGGTCAGAATTCAAGGCCTCTACGGCGAGCTGGTTGGGAAGTCGAGGGGAGAACTGACGAGAACGGACGACTGGTACATCGTGGTTCACGCTTCCGACTTCGTCACGGCACTTGAAACCGTTGGAGGAACGTTCGGATAAAGTTATTAGGTTCAGCCCCTTTCATTTTTTGGTGGAATCAATGTTCGAGTGGTTGCCCTACGCGGGTTTAGCGGCCCTGCTCATACTGCTTGCAATCGGCTTCACGAGGAAGCTGGGCGAGGAATGGGCGTGGATAAACAGGAAGATAATTCACTTCAGCATCGTTCCGGCCGTTCTGATGTTCTACTACGGAAAAATTCCTGCGGAGGTTTTCAGCGCGGCAGCTTTCGCCTTTGCCCTGTTCCAGCTGTGGCCCCACATCAAAAAGCGGGAGTTCTCCTGGTACCAGATAGAGCACAACTACGGGGAGGTCTTCTTCGCGTTTTCGGCATCGATAATACCCCTTGTTTTGCCGAGGGAGTACGCGACTGCCCTTTTGCTCGCGATGGCAATCAGTGATGGCGTTACAGGAGTCGTGAGACACTACTACTTTAGAAGGCACGGCTTCAACGTGAAGCTCAAGAAGCACTGGACTGGAAGCCTGGCATACTTGGCAACGGCCGTTGTAATAGCACTCATTTACCTCGACGTGGATACAATAAGAAAAGTGATGTGGGCAGTGATACTGGCCTTAGCGGAGTACCAGCCCTGGCTCGACGACAACTTGGCCGTTCCGCTGGTGGGAAGCCTGCTGTTCCTTCTCTACTGAGCCCACCTGACCTTCAGGCTGTCCTTCTTCACCTTTTTGAACTCCTCAACGAGTGCCCTTCCGGTTCTCTCCATGAACTCCTCAACATTAGTGATGCCAACTTCCTTGAGGCCTATTGCCTCCACCCCCTCAGGAATCCCTTTCGCCTCGACGTTTATCCCGATGTGGATTTTGACGCTCACTGGGGAAACGGTTGCTATCGAGATGCTGAGCTTTCTCCCGTTAACGTAGATATCGTCGCCCTTTCTCTCGGTCTTCACCCCGTAGTCGTTGAGAACCTCGCAGAGCTTGGCTATGAAGAGCTTCTGGAGAGTCGAGGCAAAGAGCGTGTTGACCAAATCAAAGACCTCGATGATGTAGTGCACCATGTCGTCGCTCTTGATTTCCTTGCTCGCGCGGAGGTCCTCTATGTCAATCATCTCCTCGACTTTGACGTCGCACTTTCCGCGAAAGACGACGAGCGAGTTTCCGAGGATTCCGAAGTTCCTGTAGGCCCAGTGGCTTCCTATCGCGGAGCCGTTGTAGTCTATGCGTTTGTCTTTAACGACTAGCAACTCCATGCTATCACCCCAGCTTTTGGAGTAGTTGTTTAAGCTCCTCAAAACTCTTTACATCCACCCACATGTGAATGAAATCAACGCCGGGAACGGCCATTTTGACACCATCGATGTGAATCACTCGGTCGTCAATGTAGATAACGTCGTCGATGTCGTAGCCGATAGAACGAAGCTCCTCGATGGTTCTTCGAATCATATCGCCCTTGTCAGGATGGCCCTCGATTTTTGGGAAGATAAAGTAGTCCCATAGACCAAAGCCCTCAAGAATCGGCCTTACCCTCTCCTCGATGTTCCAGCTCGCGATGCTTAGAATGAACCTTTCGCTCGCCCATTCGATGAACTCGCGAACACCAGGAAAGAGGCAGAGTTTTTGGCCGAGGGAATCTGTTAAACACTCACCGCTGAACTCATAAGGCGGAACCAAAGCAGAAGCGTCCTCGTGGTCCCAGAGGGTGCCGTCCAAATCGAGAACGAGCAGTCTCATCGGAATCACCGGAAGAAGATATCACGGAGAATTTTAATTTTTGCGGATTGAATCTTGAAGAAGAGTCGAGTTGGGTTAAGTCATGATGAGGGCCGTGCATAGGCGAGCTGGTCTCTCAGACGCCCCGCCCGGGGCACTCGGGCTGTTGGGAGCGGCAGACTGAACGGGTCGGTTTCCCTTCCCGCTTACATCCCCGCCCCATCAAACGGGTCTTCTTCCCGAGCCCTCGTCCTGGGCAACGGACCGGTCGCCCAGGCCCAAACGCCCAGGAATGGCCGCCTATTTTCGGGGACCGCTTCGGCCTTAGATGCTTTCAGGCCTTATCGGACGCGGCGTAGCTGCCCGGCTATGCCCTGTAGGACAACCGGTAGACCAGAGGCCGCGGCTCCCTGTTCCTCTCGTACTGGGGGAGCCTTCCCCTCAGGCGGCCAGCACCCCCGGTAGATAGCATCCGACCTGTCTCACGACGGTCTAAACCCAGCTCACGTTCCCCTTTAATGGGTGAACACCCCCACCCTTGGCCCCTGCTGCAGGGCCAGGATGGGAAGAGCCGACAGCGAGGTAGCAAGCCTCGGGGTCGATATGGGCTCTCGCCCGAGACGACTCTGTTATCCCCAGGGTAGCTTTTCTGTCATCCCTGGCCCCCACCGGGGAGGCACAGGGGTTCGCTAGGCCACGCTTTCGCGGCTGGACCCGCCTCTGTTACGGGTCCAGTCAGGCCGGCTTTTGCCCTTGCACTCTACGGCGGATTCCTGACCCGCCTGAGCCGACCTTAGGGCACCCTCGATACCTTTTCGAGGGTGTGCCGCCCCAGCCAAACTGCCCACCTACCGCTGTCCCCCCTTCCGGGGGTTAGCCGTACGGCAGAGGGTGGGCGGTGTCTCATGGACGGCTCCACCCGCCCCGGAGGGCGGGCTTCGACGCCTCCCGCCTACGCTGCGCACCCCCCGCCGTACGGCAACGGCAGGCTGCAGTAAAGCTCCATGGGGTCTTCGCTTCCCACCGGGGGTCCCAGGCATATGCGCCTGGCAGAGGTTTCGCCGGGCCCCAGCCGGGGACAGTGGGGACCTCGTTACGCCATTCATGCAGGTCGGCATTTAACCGACAAGGAATTTCGCTACCTTAAGAGGGTTATAGTTACCCCCGCCGTTTACCGGTGCTTCACCCGGTTGTACCCGGGCTTCACATACCGGCACTGGGCAGGCGTCGGCCCCAGTACAAACCCTTTCGGGCTAGCTGGGACCTGTGTTTTTACTAAACAGTCGGGCCCCCCTAGTCACTGCGACCTGCGGGTTACGCACCCGCAGGCACCCCTTCTCCCGAAGTTACGGGGCCAATTTGCCGAGTTCCCTCGGCTGGGTTTCCCCCGACACGCCTTAGGCTTCTCACCCAGGGGCACCAGTGTCGGTTCTCGGTACGGTCGCGGTGGATCGTTCCCGAGGGGCTTTTCACGGGCCCCAGGGATCGGCGGAACCCCCCTTACGGGGGGCCATTCGCGCTTTCATCCGGTTCTCGCCATTACGGCACTCCCCGGACTTATACGCTTAGCCGGCCTTGTGGGCCGGTCCGCCTACCCCGAGGCGTCACCCCTCGGGCTTGCGTTGCCGCGCCTACCACCGCGGTACGGGAATATAAACCCGTTTCCCTTTCCCCGACGCCGAGTTACGGGTCGGGTTAGGACCGACTAACCCACGGCTGACGAACATTGCCGTGGAACCCTGGCCCCTACGGCGGCCGGGATTCTCACCCGGCTATGCTGCTACTCCCGGCAGGATCCGCAATACCGACGGGTCCACCGGACCTTACGGCCCGGCTTCCACCCCATCGGCACGCCCGCCTACCCGATCACGGACCAATCGGTCCGTGCGCCGGGGTCTCGGCGGCCGGCTTGAGCCCCGTCCATTTTCGGGGCCCCTGACCTCGACGGGTGAGCTGTTACGCACTCTTTAAAGGATGGCTGCTTCTAAGCCTACCTCCCCGCTGTCTAAGGCCAGGGACACCCTTTGGAGTAACACTTAGCCGGCACTTTGGGGCCTTAACCCCGGTCTGGGTTGTTCCCCTCTCGGGTGACGGCTTACACCGCCCCCCTACTCCGGCCATCTACGGCGGCAGTGGGTTCGGAGTTTGACAGGGGGCCGGGGGCTTTCGCCCCCTAAACCCCCAATCAGTGCTCTACCCCACCGCCTACCTCCGGCCGGGCTATCCTGGGGGATAATTCGGCGGGAACCAGCTATCGCCGGCCTCGATTGGCCTTTCACCCCTAGCCCGGGGTCACGGGAGCGAATTGCACGTCAGCACCCCTATCGGGCCTCCATCCCTCTGTTGAGGGACTTCACCCTGCCCCGGGCTAGATCGACCGGCTTCGGGTCTCACCCGAGCGACTCCGGGCGCTTTCACACCCCGTCCCTCGCCCTTACGGGCTGCGGACCTGTCGGTTTCCCTGCGGCTTCGGGGCTGACCCCCTTAACCTCGCCGCTCGGGTGAACTCCCTGCCCCGTGATCCAAGACGGACGGTGCAACCCCGGTCACCTCCCCTCGTACTCCACGGTCGCCCGTGTTTCCTTCGGGGAGGGTCAACCCTTTCGGGCCGCACCCTCCTATCGCCGCCTGGTTTCAGGCTCTTTTCACCCCCCGCCAGGGGTGCTTTTCAGCTTTCCCTCACGGTACTAGTTCGCTATCGGTCTCGGGACGTATTTAGGGTTGGGAGCCGATGCCTCCCAGCTTCCCGCCGGATATCCGACCGACGGTACTCAGGGACACCCCAGGAGCTCGGGGGCTTACGCCTACGGGGCTTTCACCCTCTACGGCGCCGCGTTCCAGCGGACTTCGGCTTCGCCCCCAGGGCTCCTTCGGGGGCCCTACAACACCACATCCCCCGAACCTTTCGGCCCGGGGTTCAGTTTGCCCTGTGCCGCTTTCGGTCGCCCCTACTCACGGCATCGCTTTTGCTTTCTTTTCCTGCGGGTACTAAGATGTTTCAATTCCCCGCGTTCCCCCTCCCGACTGGGAGTGCGGCAAAAGCCGCGGGAGGTCCCATTCGGGCATCCCCGGTTCGACGGCTGCCTGCGCCTCGCCGGGGCTTATCGCAGCTTGCCACGCCCTTCGTCGGCGCCCCGAGCCGAGCCATCCACCAGGCGGCTTAGTTGCCACCGGGCGGGGCGTTTTCTGGACCAGCTCGCCTATGCACGGCCCTCATCGTGACCCCTGTTCGGGGTCTCAGGCCCTTCCACCCCGAGCCGAGCTCGGGATGTGCACCTCTTCGTGGTGGACCGGCCGGGATTCGAACCCGGGGCCTCCGGCTTGCAAAGCCGGCGCTCTCCCAAGCTGAGCTACCGGCCCACTGAAGGCAGGCCCGACATCCCTTAAACCCCCCGGACGGGATTTCCGGCGATAGGAGGTGATCGAGCCGTAGGTTCCCCTACGGCTACCTTGTTACGACTTCTCCCCCCTCACGGAGCCCAGGCTCGACCCGGCCTCCCCGAAGGGAGACCAGGCCTCACCCGGACCCCGCTCGGGTGGAGTGACGGGCGGTGTGTGCAAGGAGCAGGGACGTATTCGCCGCGCGATGATGACACGCGGGTACTAGGGATTCCAGCTTCACGCGGGCGAGTTGCAGCCCGCGATCCGAACTGAGGGCGGGTTTAGGGGATTCCCTTCCCCTTTCGGGGTCGGATCCCATTGTCCCGCCCATTGTAGCGCGCGTGTAGCCCGGGGGTTTCGGGGCATACTGACCTACCGTCGCCCGCTCCTTCCTCCGGCTTATCGCCGGCGGTCCCCCCAGAGTGCCTCCTCCCCAGCGGGGAGGACTGGCAACTGGGGGCGCGGGTCTCGCTCGT belongs to Thermococcus sp. AM4 and includes:
- the lysS gene encoding lysine--tRNA ligase; translated protein: MVHWADYMAEKIIRERGDKEEYVVESGITPSGYVHIGNFREFFTAYIVGHALRDRGKKVRHIHMWDDYDRFRKVPKNVPQEWEEHLTKPVREVPDPWGCHDSYAEHFMEKFEEEIKKLGIEVDFLYASELYKSGEYADEIRLALEKRDEIKAVLDKYRERAKQPPLEDDWQPVMVYCPKCRREAKFVSWDGGWKVKYRCEHCGSEGETDIREGNVKLRWRVDWPMRWAHFRVDFEPAGKDHLAAGSSYDTGREISEKVFGWKAPMTLMYEFVGIKGQKGKMSGSKGNVILLSDLYEVLEPGIIRFIYAKARPNKELRIDLGLGLLNLYDEFDKVERIYFGLEHAKNPEEEEELKRTYELSMPKVPERLIAQAPFRFLVTLVQMPHLDEEGIIRVLQEQGHVPEKLDEEDLERIRLRIRLARNWVEKYAPENVKFSLLDEPPKLELKPEIVEAMRELADWIETNTFTVDELNNAIFDVAKKRGIPSREWFKALYNLFIGKDRGPRLAPFLASLDKEFVVRRLRLEA
- a CDS encoding class I SAM-dependent methyltransferase — its product is MSFEKYYSTFKAYSDLYSEEYRRRIETLEPLLLKFMPKRGRVLDLACGVGGFSFLLEDHGFEVVGVDSSELMLERAREYAKEKRSRVQFVKADAQELPFENDSFDYVLFIGDSVVHFSPTELNRVFKEIRRVLRPGGRLIMHFLDLREFLPKLMDGQVIGEEYWISKVLPDKDGKTVVIEFQSEKDYFRVRFNVWGKTGVELLAKLYFRPIHSERIGEHSYFQVYEPRK
- a CDS encoding DUF366 family protein, with protein sequence MELLVVKDKRIDYNGSAIGSHWAYRNFGILGNSLVVFRGKCDVKVEEMIDIEDLRASKEIKSDDMVHYIIEVFDLVNTLFASTLQKLFIAKLCEVLNDYGVKTERKGDDIYVNGRKLSISIATVSPVSVKIHIGINVEAKGIPEGVEAIGLKEVGITNVEEFMERTGRALVEEFKKVKKDSLKVRWAQ
- a CDS encoding magnesium-dependent phosphatase-1, with product MRLLVLDLDGTLWDHEDASALVPPYEFSGECLTDSLGQKLCLFPGVREFIEWASERFILSIASWNIEERVRPILEGFGLWDYFIFPKIEGHPDKGDMIRRTIEELRSIGYDIDDVIYIDDRVIHIDGVKMAVPGVDFIHMWVDVKSFEELKQLLQKLG
- a CDS encoding membrane protein, coding for MFEWLPYAGLAALLILLAIGFTRKLGEEWAWINRKIIHFSIVPAVLMFYYGKIPAEVFSAAAFAFALFQLWPHIKKREFSWYQIEHNYGEVFFAFSASIIPLVLPREYATALLLAMAISDGVTGVVRHYYFRRHGFNVKLKKHWTGSLAYLATAVVIALIYLDVDTIRKVMWAVILALAEYQPWLDDNLAVPLVGSLLFLLY